In one Podarcis muralis chromosome 7, rPodMur119.hap1.1, whole genome shotgun sequence genomic region, the following are encoded:
- the ITPKC gene encoding inositol-trisphosphate 3-kinase C isoform X2, producing MRTLPLAQELRARLDAAAGLAGAMRKLDRSACRNKPWKKLRNMVQWSPCVVSFRKRYPWVQLAGHAGNFRAGDFGRILKKYCPSEQQCLERLVCDALQPYVPAYYGVVERDGETYIQMEDLLSGFDAPSIMDCKMGVRTYLEEELEKARQQPCPRRDMYDKMVAVDPAAPTAEEHAQSAVLKPRYMQWRETLSSTTTLGFRIEGIKKADGTCNTSFKKTRQPEQVTQAFWDFVDGDRRVLTSYLERLQEVRRALEQSEFFKTHEVVGSSLLFIHDQTGLARVWMIDFGKTVPLPEKQTLTHRLPWQEGNREDGYLWGLDNLIAILERMLGE from the exons AACAAGCCCTGGAAGAAGCTGAGGAACATGGTGCAATGGTCGCCCTGTGTGGTTTCTTTCCGCAAGCGCTACCCCTGGGTCCAGCTGGCTGGCCATGCAG GCAACTTCAGGGCCGGGGATTTTGGCCGCATCCTGAAGAAGTATTGCCCCAGCGAGCAGCAATGCCTGGAACGCCTGGTGTGCGACGCGCTGCAGCCCTACGTCCCGGCCTATTATGGGGTGGTGGAGCGCGATGGGGAGACCTACATCCAGATGGAGGACCTGCTGTCCGGCTTTGACGCGCCCTccatcatggactgcaagatgggAGTCAG GACGTACCTCGAGGAGGAGCTGGAGAAGGCGAGGCAGCAGCCCTGTCCGCGCAGAGACATGTACGACAAGATGGTGGCCGTGGATCCGGCGGCTCCCACAGCGGAAGAGCATGCGCAGAGCGCTGTCCTGAAGCCCCGCTACATGCAGTGGAGGGAGACCCTCAGCTCCACCACCACGCTGGGCTTCCGCATCGAAGGCATCAAG AAAGCGGACGGCACCTGCAACACCAGCTTCAAGAAGACTCGCCAACCGGAGCAGGTGACGCAGGCCTTCTGGGACTTTGTGGACGGAGACAGGAGAGTCCTG ACAAGCTACCTGGAGCGGCTGCAGGAAGTCAGGCGGGCGCTCGAACAGTCCGAGTTCTTCAAGACGCACGAG GTGGTGGGCAGCTCTCTTCTCTTCATCCACGACCAGACGGGTCTGGCACGGGTGTGGATGATCGACTTTGGCAAGACTGTGCCGCTGCCCGAGAAGCAGACTCTGACTCACCGCCTGCCCTGGCAGGAAGGCAACCGCGAGGACGGCTACCTCTGGGGCCTGGACAACCTCATCGCCATCTTGGAGCGGATGTTGGGGGAGTGA